The Deltaproteobacteria bacterium genome window below encodes:
- a CDS encoding SDR family NAD(P)-dependent oxidoreductase codes for MLRLQMPGHDLHHAFVTGASAGIGDALAHVLARAGVHVVLAARREAELQRVAASITAAGGRATTVAVDVGDPAAITAAVQQADRELGGLDLVVANAGVATQRHSAKLTWADCGTMLDVNVVGATATLVAAIPGMIERGRGTLVGVSSIAAWRGLPKLAVYSASKAYLSAFLDALRVDLGPAGIGVTEVRPGYVRTAMNEGAGKLPFELQPEQAAQEIFDAIVARKALHAFPLPIAFAMRSMSALPRSVWEPLARKFV; via the coding sequence ATGCTGCGGCTGCAGATGCCCGGCCACGATCTCCACCACGCCTTCGTCACCGGTGCCTCCGCCGGCATCGGTGACGCCCTCGCCCACGTGCTCGCGCGCGCGGGCGTCCACGTCGTGCTCGCGGCCCGCCGCGAGGCCGAGCTGCAGCGCGTCGCCGCCAGCATCACCGCCGCGGGTGGCCGCGCCACCACGGTCGCGGTCGACGTCGGTGACCCCGCGGCCATCACCGCCGCGGTGCAGCAGGCGGATCGCGAGCTCGGTGGGCTCGACCTCGTGGTCGCGAACGCCGGCGTCGCGACCCAGCGACACAGCGCGAAGCTCACCTGGGCCGACTGCGGCACCATGCTCGACGTCAACGTCGTCGGCGCGACCGCGACCCTGGTCGCGGCGATCCCGGGGATGATCGAGCGCGGCCGCGGCACACTGGTCGGCGTATCGAGCATCGCGGCCTGGCGTGGGCTGCCCAAGCTCGCGGTGTACAGCGCCAGCAAGGCCTACCTCTCCGCGTTCCTCGACGCGCTGCGGGTCGACCTCGGTCCCGCCGGGATCGGCGTCACCGAGGTCCGCCCCGGCTACGTGCGCACGGCCATGAACGAGGGCGCGGGCAAGCTGCCGTTCGAGCTGCAGCCCGAGCAGGCCGCGCAGGAGATCTTCGACGCCATCGTCGCTCGCAAGGCGCTGCACGCCTTCCCGCTGCCGATCGCCTTCGCCATGCGATCGATGAGCGCGCTGCCGCGCAGCGTGTGGGAGCCGCTCGCGCGCAAGTTCGTGTGA
- a CDS encoding purine-nucleoside phosphorylase — protein sequence MSEQARRAAAIASARKGALEPRVGIILGSGLGGLADRIEDAVAIDYGELPGFPVPSIAGHRGSLVMGRLGGRDVACLAGRVHLYEGHPAAAVVPLVRTLKLLGCDTLVVTNAAGALDRDATPGTLMLVTDHINLQGQNPLVGANDDGFGPRFPAMSGAYDEALQAVLRSTAAELGIALREGVYMALLGPCFETPAEIRAFATMGANAVGMSTVPEVIVARHCGMRVAAISVLTNLGAGLADEVLSHEQTLHMSGVAAADLQRLVIEFLRRVA from the coding sequence ATGTCCGAACAAGCCCGTCGCGCCGCCGCGATCGCCAGTGCCCGCAAGGGCGCGCTCGAGCCCCGCGTGGGCATCATCCTCGGCTCGGGCCTCGGTGGCCTCGCCGATCGCATCGAAGACGCGGTCGCGATCGACTACGGCGAGCTGCCGGGCTTCCCGGTACCGAGCATCGCCGGTCATCGCGGCTCGCTCGTGATGGGACGCCTGGGTGGTCGCGACGTCGCATGCCTGGCGGGTCGCGTGCACCTCTACGAAGGCCACCCCGCCGCGGCGGTGGTGCCGTTGGTCCGCACGCTGAAGCTGCTCGGATGTGACACGTTGGTGGTGACCAACGCCGCGGGCGCGCTGGACCGCGACGCGACCCCGGGCACGCTCATGCTCGTCACGGATCACATCAACCTGCAGGGCCAGAACCCCCTGGTGGGCGCCAACGACGACGGCTTCGGACCGCGCTTCCCCGCCATGAGCGGCGCCTACGACGAGGCACTGCAGGCAGTGCTGCGATCGACCGCGGCGGAGCTCGGCATCGCGCTGCGCGAGGGCGTGTACATGGCGCTGCTCGGACCGTGCTTCGAGACCCCCGCCGAGATCCGCGCGTTCGCGACCATGGGCGCCAACGCAGTCGGCATGTCGACCGTGCCCGAGGTGATCGTCGCACGACACTGCGGCATGCGCGTGGCCGCGATCTCGGTGCTGACCAACCTCGGCGCCGGACTGGCCGACGAAGTGCTCAGTCACGAGCAGACACTGCACATGTCCGGCGTCGCGGCCGCGGACCTGCAGCGCCTCGTGATCGAATTCCTGCGACGCGTCGCCTGA
- a CDS encoding response regulator transcription factor, translating into MVETSATYDILIVEDSETDAKLIGHELRRMGRSARCVRVEQEHELREALARQRWSLVISDSSTPGLDATSALRITRAQQPDVPFIVVSGSISEAATAEALALGAIDVVSKDHLHRLAHAVARGLGSAASVPATTDALADLAALLDAAAHHTGEVRQRALEDARTLLARVRGIDPAPTPVSTEPPTTAPEGIASPATPRLTPRQVEVLRLIAEGLSTREIADALQVSVKTVESHRAQLLLRIGVRGVAGLVRCAIRMGLVGADP; encoded by the coding sequence GTGGTCGAGACTTCAGCGACGTACGACATCCTCATCGTCGAGGACTCCGAGACCGATGCGAAGCTCATCGGTCACGAGCTGCGACGCATGGGCCGCTCCGCGCGCTGCGTGCGGGTGGAGCAGGAGCACGAGCTACGCGAGGCGCTGGCGCGACAGCGCTGGTCGTTGGTGATCTCGGACTCCAGCACGCCGGGGCTCGACGCCACCTCGGCGCTCCGCATCACGCGGGCGCAGCAACCCGACGTGCCCTTCATCGTGGTGTCGGGATCGATCAGCGAGGCCGCCACCGCCGAGGCGCTCGCGCTGGGGGCGATCGACGTGGTCAGCAAGGATCACCTGCATCGCCTCGCGCATGCGGTCGCGCGTGGGCTCGGCAGCGCTGCGTCCGTGCCCGCGACGACGGACGCGCTGGCCGACCTGGCCGCGCTGCTCGACGCCGCTGCGCATCACACCGGCGAGGTGCGACAGCGTGCGCTCGAGGACGCGCGGACCCTGCTCGCCCGCGTGCGCGGCATCGATCCGGCGCCGACGCCAGTGTCGACGGAACCCCCGACCACCGCACCCGAGGGCATCGCGAGCCCGGCGACGCCGCGGCTCACCCCGCGGCAAGTCGAGGTGCTGCGGCTCATCGCCGAGGGGTTGTCCACCCGGGAGATTGCCGATGCGCTGCAGGTGAGCGTGAAGACCGTCGAGAGCCATCGTGCGCAGCTGTTGCTTCGGATCGGCGTTCGGGGCGTGGCGGGACTCGTACGCTGCGCGATACGGATGGGTCTCGTCGGCGCCGACCCCTGA
- a CDS encoding PAS domain S-box protein: protein MTLGTDDMPARAIPDPRYNEILEVTPDAMVVVDGSGHIVAVNAQAERMFGYVRDELVGLRIEQLVPLAHRELHAKHRARFMADPRTREMASGQGLHALRKDGSTFPVEISLGPLVTPEGTLVASAIRDVTSRRETELALALANKELEAFSYSVAHDLRAPLRGMNGFAQILLADYADKLGPDGLDCLHEIRDNAERMGALIDALLSLSRVARSELRRERVDLSQIVARIATDHAARDAQRHVDVEVAPDLVAWVDPVLARVLLENLFDNAWKFTAATQDPRIEFGRAELVGGPAFYVRDNGAGFAMEYVKRLFSPFARLHSAVEFPGTGIGLATVQRIVRRHGGRVWAESRAGEGATFWFTLLDETGGEP, encoded by the coding sequence GTGACGCTCGGCACCGACGACATGCCCGCGAGGGCGATCCCCGATCCGCGCTACAACGAGATCCTCGAGGTCACGCCCGACGCGATGGTCGTGGTCGACGGCAGCGGGCACATCGTCGCCGTGAACGCCCAGGCCGAGCGGATGTTCGGCTACGTGCGCGACGAGCTGGTCGGGCTCCGCATCGAGCAGCTGGTGCCGCTCGCCCACCGCGAGCTGCACGCCAAGCACCGCGCGCGGTTCATGGCCGACCCCCGCACGCGCGAGATGGCGTCGGGCCAGGGTCTGCACGCGCTGCGCAAGGACGGCTCGACGTTCCCGGTGGAAATCAGCCTGGGCCCGCTGGTGACCCCCGAGGGCACGCTGGTCGCGAGTGCCATCCGCGACGTGACCTCGCGACGCGAGACCGAGCTCGCGCTCGCGCTCGCTAACAAGGAGCTCGAGGCCTTCAGCTACTCGGTCGCCCACGACCTGCGCGCGCCGCTGCGCGGCATGAACGGCTTCGCGCAGATCCTGCTCGCCGACTACGCCGACAAGCTCGGCCCCGACGGCCTCGATTGCCTGCACGAGATCCGGGACAACGCCGAGCGCATGGGCGCGCTGATCGACGCCCTGCTGTCGCTGTCCCGCGTGGCCCGCAGCGAGCTGCGTCGCGAGCGAGTCGACCTGTCCCAGATCGTCGCCCGCATCGCGACCGACCACGCGGCCCGCGACGCGCAGCGCCACGTGGACGTGGAGGTGGCGCCCGATCTGGTCGCGTGGGTCGACCCGGTGCTGGCGCGCGTGCTGCTCGAGAACCTGTTCGACAACGCATGGAAGTTCACCGCGGCCACCCAGGATCCCCGCATCGAGTTCGGACGGGCCGAGCTGGTCGGCGGGCCCGCGTTCTACGTGCGCGACAACGGGGCCGGCTTCGCGATGGAGTACGTCAAGCGGCTGTTCAGCCCGTTCGCGCGGCTGCACAGCGCCGTCGAATTCCCCGGCACCGGCATCGGGTTGGCGACCGTCCAGCGCATCGTCCGGCGCCACGGCGGCCGCGTGTGGGCGGAGTCCCGCGCGGGCGAAGGCGCGACGTTCTGGTTCACGTTGCTCGACGAAACCGGTGGAGAGCCGTGA
- a CDS encoding response regulator, whose amino-acid sequence MRKLVLLVEDNPSDEKLTLRALSKAGVASEVAVARDGVEALEFLWLHGPTSPTDADLPAIVLLDLKLPRVDGLEVLRRIRADIRTQLVPVIVLTSSTLDEDRLAAYSMGANAYVRKQVDFSAFVAAAQTLGDFWLRLNEPPPATRGSP is encoded by the coding sequence ATGCGCAAGCTGGTGCTGCTGGTCGAAGACAACCCCAGCGACGAGAAACTCACGCTGCGCGCCCTATCGAAGGCCGGCGTCGCCAGCGAGGTCGCGGTCGCGCGCGACGGTGTGGAGGCGCTCGAGTTCCTGTGGCTGCACGGGCCGACGTCGCCGACCGACGCCGATCTGCCCGCGATCGTGCTGCTCGACCTCAAGCTGCCGCGCGTCGACGGCCTCGAGGTCCTGCGACGCATCCGTGCCGACATCCGCACCCAGCTGGTGCCGGTGATCGTGCTGACCAGCTCCACGCTCGACGAAGACCGACTCGCGGCCTACTCGATGGGCGCCAACGCCTACGTGCGCAAGCAAGTCGACTTCTCCGCGTTCGTCGCCGCCGCGCAGACGCTCGGCGACTTCTGGCTGCGCCTGAACGAGCCGCCCCCCGCCACCCGAGGCTCGCCGTGA
- a CDS encoding response regulator: protein MTEALRVLLVDDSPSDAKLALHELRRGGRQITAQIVDTADAFAAALAAGPWDVVVCDWAMPRFSGPAALAMLRETGRDIPFILMSGTVGEETAVEAMRAGARDFVLKGHMTRLGPAVEREVAEASTRAARREAEAALARSEAQLRQSQKLEAVGRLAGGVAHDFNNLLSVVISCSELSMAELPREHPVLEYVQEIRRAADRAESLTRQLLAFSRGQLLEPRPTALGEVVQGLHRMLRRMIGEDIDLVVAQDGELPLVLLDRGQLEQVLMNLAINARDAMPTGGQLTIEVRNVVLDAAFCAAHPGLSPGAHVLLAVSDDGVGMEPEVQARAFEPFFTTKEIGRGTGLGLSTVLGIVQQSGGVIELESTRAVGTRFAIYFAALPPDACVPAPRTAGVRATPRGRETVLVVEDDASVRELVGLLLRRLGYEVLSAEHGHAACERFDTDGERIDLLLTDVVMPRMGGRELAELLRARRPELRVLYMSGHADDAVLRHGVMRDDVAFLPKPFTPAALADKVREVLDTERAPTSDAPPR from the coding sequence GTGACGGAGGCGCTCCGGGTCTTGTTGGTCGACGACAGTCCCAGCGATGCCAAGCTCGCGCTGCACGAGCTGCGACGCGGCGGCCGCCAGATCACCGCACAGATCGTCGACACCGCCGACGCGTTCGCGGCCGCGCTCGCGGCGGGCCCGTGGGACGTGGTGGTGTGTGACTGGGCCATGCCACGGTTCAGCGGGCCCGCGGCGCTCGCGATGCTGCGCGAGACCGGACGCGACATCCCGTTCATCTTGATGTCCGGCACCGTCGGCGAGGAGACGGCGGTCGAGGCCATGCGTGCGGGCGCCCGCGACTTCGTGCTCAAAGGCCACATGACGCGCCTGGGCCCGGCGGTGGAACGCGAGGTCGCCGAGGCCAGCACGCGCGCCGCCCGTCGCGAGGCCGAGGCCGCGCTCGCACGCAGCGAGGCGCAGCTGCGCCAGTCGCAGAAGCTCGAGGCGGTCGGCCGGCTGGCCGGCGGCGTGGCCCACGACTTCAACAACCTGCTGAGCGTGGTGATCTCCTGCAGCGAGCTGTCGATGGCGGAGCTGCCCCGCGAGCATCCCGTCCTCGAGTACGTGCAGGAGATCCGTCGCGCGGCCGATCGCGCCGAGTCGCTCACGCGACAACTGCTCGCGTTCAGCCGCGGTCAGCTGCTCGAGCCGCGCCCGACCGCGCTGGGCGAGGTCGTCCAGGGCCTGCATCGCATGTTGCGGCGGATGATCGGCGAGGACATCGATCTGGTGGTCGCGCAGGACGGCGAGCTACCGCTGGTCTTGCTCGATCGCGGCCAGCTCGAGCAGGTCCTGATGAACCTCGCGATCAATGCCCGCGACGCCATGCCGACCGGCGGCCAGCTCACCATCGAGGTCCGCAACGTCGTGCTCGACGCGGCGTTCTGTGCCGCGCACCCCGGCCTGTCACCGGGCGCCCACGTGCTGCTCGCCGTCTCCGACGACGGCGTCGGCATGGAGCCCGAGGTGCAAGCCCGCGCCTTCGAACCCTTCTTCACCACCAAGGAGATCGGGCGTGGCACCGGCCTCGGGCTCTCGACCGTGCTCGGCATCGTGCAGCAGAGCGGCGGCGTCATCGAGCTCGAGAGCACGCGCGCGGTCGGCACGCGCTTCGCGATCTACTTCGCTGCGCTGCCGCCCGACGCCTGCGTGCCAGCGCCGCGAACCGCCGGCGTGCGGGCGACGCCGCGGGGACGCGAGACCGTGCTGGTGGTCGAGGACGACGCCAGCGTGCGCGAGCTGGTCGGGCTGTTGCTGCGCCGACTCGGCTACGAGGTCCTGAGCGCCGAACACGGCCACGCCGCGTGCGAGCGCTTCGACACCGACGGCGAGCGCATCGATCTGCTGCTCACCGACGTGGTCATGCCCCGCATGGGTGGACGGGAGCTCGCCGAGCTGCTCCGCGCGCGACGCCCCGAGCTCCGGGTGCTGTACATGTCCGGCCACGCCGACGACGCGGTGCTCCGTCACGGCGTGATGCGGGACGACGTTGCGTTCCTGCCCAAGCCCTTCACCCCCGCCGCGCTGGCCGACAAGGTGCGCGAGGTGCTCGACACCGAACGCGCGCCGACGAGCGACGCGCCCCCGCGTTGA
- the deoC gene encoding deoxyribose-phosphate aldolase, translating into MSPSDKSSSGAGPSAIRPVPNPAPEPSTTHARNPGMPLELDWVRDVRVNRSAVERRAATIGPRRSVKKDWQAAWLLRAIRLMDLTTLSGDDTPGRVQRLCAKARRPLEQHIIDALGIGALDLRTAAVCVYHEMVPVAVEALGGSGIPVAAVSAGFPAGLSPLPERIREIEASVAAGAREIDIVITRAHLFTGNWQAMYDEVKAFREACGDAHLKAILATGDLRVLRNVARASLVCMMAGADFIKTSTGKESVNATLPVSLVMVRMIREYLERTGVEIGFKPAGGISQAKQALVYLAMMKDELGRAWLEPEMFRFGASSLLGDIERQLEHHVTGRYSAGYRHALA; encoded by the coding sequence ATGAGCCCCAGCGACAAGAGCAGCAGTGGCGCAGGTCCCAGCGCGATCCGTCCGGTGCCGAACCCCGCGCCCGAGCCGAGCACGACGCACGCGCGCAACCCCGGCATGCCGCTCGAGCTCGACTGGGTCCGCGACGTCCGCGTGAACCGCAGCGCGGTCGAGCGTCGCGCCGCGACCATCGGCCCCCGGCGCAGCGTGAAGAAGGACTGGCAGGCCGCATGGCTGCTGCGGGCGATCCGCCTGATGGACCTCACCACGCTGTCGGGCGACGACACCCCCGGTCGCGTGCAGCGGCTGTGCGCCAAGGCCCGTCGCCCGCTCGAGCAGCACATCATCGATGCGCTCGGCATCGGCGCGCTCGATCTGCGCACGGCCGCGGTCTGCGTCTACCACGAGATGGTGCCGGTCGCGGTCGAGGCGCTGGGCGGCAGCGGCATCCCGGTCGCCGCGGTCTCGGCCGGCTTCCCGGCCGGCCTGTCGCCGCTGCCCGAGCGCATCCGCGAGATCGAGGCCTCGGTCGCCGCGGGTGCCCGCGAGATCGACATCGTCATCACGCGCGCGCACCTGTTCACCGGCAACTGGCAGGCGATGTACGACGAGGTCAAGGCGTTCCGCGAGGCCTGCGGCGACGCCCACCTCAAGGCCATCCTCGCGACCGGCGATCTCCGCGTGCTCCGCAACGTCGCCCGCGCCAGCTTGGTGTGCATGATGGCCGGCGCCGACTTCATCAAGACCTCGACCGGCAAGGAGAGCGTGAACGCGACCCTGCCGGTGAGCCTGGTGATGGTGCGGATGATCCGCGAGTACCTCGAGCGCACCGGCGTCGAGATCGGCTTCAAGCCCGCCGGCGGCATCAGCCAGGCCAAGCAGGCGCTGGTCTACCTCGCGATGATGAAGGACGAGCTGGGCCGCGCATGGCTCGAGCCCGAGATGTTCCGCTTCGGCGCGTCGAGCCTGCTCGGCGACATCGAGCGCCAGCTCGAGCACCACGTCACCGGCCGCTACTCCGCCGGCTATCGCCACGCGCTGGCCTGA
- a CDS encoding aldehyde dehydrogenase family protein gives MEYGPAPEGSGPALAWLRAHGNKFDLFIDGRWIAPASGAYFATLDPSKNRELAKVAHAGKADVDAAVAAARAAQPAWAALPGHTRARHLYAIARLVQRHARLLSVIETLDNGKPIRETRDIDIPLVARHFYHHAGWAQLMDTELAGSKAVGVVGQIIPWNFPLLMLAWKIAPALAAGNTIVLKPAEFTPLSALLLCELIERAGLPAGVVNIITGDGSTGAQMVEHPGIDKIAFTGSTEVGRIIRKATAGSGKHLTLELGGKSPFLVFNDADLDSAVEGVVDAIWFNQGQVCCAGSRLLVQEDIAPRFIAKLRARMETLRVGDPLDKCIDIGAIVAPVQLARIDQLVKQGVAEGATLWQPSWAVPTEGCFYPPSLFTDVHPASSIAQEEIFGPVLVAMSFRTPDEAVELANNTRYGLAASVWSESLNLALDVAPRLRCGVVWVNCTNTFDAACGFGGYRESGFGREGGIEGMHAYLEPDFEHTLPQIDEPAAVEPYPGFVSGGVQLGSDGVGIDRTPKLYIGGKQVRPDGAYSRAIVGHGGRLCGEVGDGNRKDIRDAVEAARNATGWTGATAHGRAQVLYFIAENLQARAQDFRDRLAQLSGDAAAAAREVEATIARLFTYGAWADKFEGVVHNPPSRSVAIAMNEAIGVMGIACPDECPLLAFVSLVAPAIAVGNRVIVVPSQRFPLAATDLYQVLDTSDVPGGVVNIVTGVRDDLAKTMAEHDELESMWYFGPAAGSRMVEAASIGNMKRTWVNYGRRRDWFDRRQGEGREFLRHGVHVKNIWVPYGE, from the coding sequence ATGGAGTACGGACCCGCACCGGAGGGCTCGGGCCCGGCGCTGGCGTGGCTGCGGGCGCACGGCAACAAGTTCGATCTCTTCATCGACGGCCGCTGGATCGCGCCCGCGTCGGGGGCCTACTTCGCGACCCTCGATCCCAGCAAGAACCGCGAGCTCGCCAAGGTCGCCCACGCCGGCAAGGCCGACGTCGACGCCGCGGTCGCGGCGGCCCGCGCCGCCCAGCCGGCCTGGGCCGCGCTGCCCGGGCACACCCGCGCGCGCCACCTCTACGCGATCGCCCGGCTGGTGCAGCGGCACGCGCGGTTGCTGAGCGTCATCGAGACCCTCGACAACGGCAAGCCGATCCGCGAGACCCGCGACATCGACATCCCACTGGTCGCCCGCCACTTCTACCACCACGCCGGCTGGGCGCAGCTGATGGACACCGAGCTCGCCGGCTCGAAGGCGGTGGGCGTTGTCGGTCAGATCATCCCGTGGAACTTCCCGCTGCTGATGCTCGCGTGGAAGATCGCGCCCGCGCTCGCGGCCGGTAACACCATCGTGCTCAAGCCGGCCGAGTTCACGCCGCTGTCGGCGTTGCTGCTGTGCGAGCTCATCGAGCGCGCAGGCCTGCCGGCGGGCGTCGTCAACATCATCACCGGCGACGGCAGCACCGGCGCGCAGATGGTCGAGCACCCTGGCATCGACAAGATCGCGTTCACCGGCTCGACCGAGGTCGGACGCATCATCCGCAAGGCCACCGCCGGCTCGGGCAAGCACCTCACCCTCGAGCTCGGTGGCAAGTCGCCGTTCCTGGTGTTCAACGACGCCGACCTCGACAGCGCGGTCGAGGGTGTGGTCGATGCCATCTGGTTCAACCAGGGCCAGGTGTGCTGCGCCGGCTCGCGCCTGCTGGTGCAGGAGGACATCGCGCCGCGCTTCATCGCCAAGCTGCGCGCCCGCATGGAGACGCTGCGGGTCGGCGACCCGCTCGACAAGTGCATCGACATCGGCGCGATCGTGGCGCCGGTGCAGCTGGCCCGCATCGACCAGCTGGTGAAGCAGGGCGTGGCCGAGGGCGCGACGCTGTGGCAGCCGTCGTGGGCGGTGCCGACCGAGGGCTGCTTCTATCCGCCGTCGCTGTTCACCGACGTGCACCCGGCCTCGAGCATCGCGCAGGAGGAGATCTTCGGGCCGGTGCTGGTCGCGATGAGCTTCCGGACCCCGGACGAGGCGGTCGAGCTGGCCAACAACACCCGCTACGGCCTCGCCGCCAGCGTGTGGAGCGAGAGCCTCAACCTCGCGCTCGACGTCGCGCCGCGACTGCGCTGCGGCGTGGTGTGGGTCAACTGCACCAACACCTTCGACGCCGCATGCGGCTTCGGTGGCTACCGTGAGTCGGGCTTCGGCCGCGAGGGCGGCATCGAGGGCATGCACGCCTACCTCGAGCCCGACTTCGAGCACACGCTGCCGCAGATCGACGAGCCCGCGGCGGTCGAGCCCTACCCTGGCTTCGTCAGCGGCGGCGTGCAGCTGGGTAGCGACGGCGTCGGCATCGATCGCACGCCCAAGCTCTACATCGGCGGCAAGCAGGTGCGCCCGGACGGCGCCTACAGCCGTGCGATCGTCGGCCATGGCGGGCGGCTGTGCGGCGAGGTCGGCGACGGAAACCGCAAGGACATCCGCGACGCAGTCGAGGCCGCCCGCAACGCGACCGGCTGGACCGGCGCGACTGCCCACGGCCGCGCGCAGGTGCTCTACTTCATCGCCGAGAACCTACAGGCCCGTGCGCAGGACTTCCGCGATCGGCTCGCGCAGCTCTCGGGTGACGCGGCCGCGGCCGCGCGCGAGGTCGAGGCCACCATCGCGCGCTTGTTCACCTACGGTGCGTGGGCCGACAAGTTCGAGGGCGTGGTCCACAACCCGCCCTCACGCTCGGTCGCCATCGCGATGAACGAGGCCATCGGCGTGATGGGCATCGCCTGCCCCGACGAGTGCCCGCTGCTGGCGTTCGTCTCGCTGGTGGCCCCCGCGATCGCGGTCGGCAACCGCGTGATCGTGGTGCCCTCGCAGCGCTTCCCGCTCGCGGCCACCGACCTCTACCAGGTGCTCGACACCTCCGACGTGCCCGGCGGCGTGGTCAACATCGTCACCGGCGTGCGCGACGACCTCGCCAAGACCATGGCCGAGCACGACGAGCTCGAGTCGATGTGGTACTTCGGCCCCGCCGCCGGCAGCCGCATGGTCGAGGCCGCCAGCATCGGCAACATGAAGCGCACGTGGGTGAACTACGGCCGTCGCCGCGACTGGTTCGATCGCCGCCAGGGCGAGGGCCGCGAGTTCCTGCGCCACGGCGTGCACGTGAAGAACATCTGGGTGCCCTACGGCGAGTGA
- the deoA gene encoding thymidine phosphorylase codes for MSADPAAELFPQEIIRRKRDGQALSPAAIAAFVRGLVDGSFSEGQVAALAMAVFFRGMDMDERVALTSSMMRSGTVLDWRGMSLQGPVVDKHSTGGVGDKVSLHLAPMLAACGAAVPMISGRGLGHTGGTLDKLESIPGYVATPPLDRFREVLQNVGCAIIGQTADLAPADRRFYAIRDVTATVESVPLITASILSKKLAAGLSHLVMDVKFGSGAFADNLPMARELADSIVNVAAGAGLGCVALVTDMNQVLGRTAGNAIEVRESIALLRGDAGEPRLREVTIALAAELLASSGVTRGVDEGRERAEQSLRSGAAAERFAKMVAALGGPTDLLDRADLLLPLAPVARAVYPEREAVVSRIDVRGVGLAVMALGGGRRHASDAIDFGVGLGDIAGLGEAVGPARPLAVIHARSDDDAQRVEAMLRAAFELSSPGTAVAVGPVVIDRMARVAAPRPS; via the coding sequence ATGTCCGCCGACCCCGCCGCCGAGCTGTTCCCGCAGGAGATCATCCGCCGCAAGCGCGACGGCCAAGCGCTTTCGCCCGCGGCCATCGCCGCGTTCGTGCGCGGCCTGGTCGACGGCTCGTTCTCCGAGGGCCAGGTCGCCGCGCTCGCGATGGCCGTGTTCTTCCGTGGCATGGACATGGACGAGCGCGTCGCGCTGACCTCATCGATGATGCGCTCGGGCACCGTGCTCGACTGGCGCGGCATGTCGCTGCAGGGCCCGGTGGTCGACAAGCACTCGACCGGTGGTGTGGGCGACAAGGTCAGCCTGCATCTCGCACCCATGCTCGCGGCCTGCGGCGCCGCGGTGCCGATGATCTCGGGCCGCGGGCTGGGCCACACCGGCGGCACGCTCGACAAGCTGGAGTCGATCCCCGGCTACGTTGCGACGCCGCCGCTCGATCGCTTCCGCGAGGTGCTGCAGAACGTCGGCTGCGCCATCATCGGTCAGACCGCCGACCTCGCGCCCGCCGACCGCCGCTTCTACGCCATCCGCGACGTCACCGCGACGGTCGAGTCGGTGCCGCTCATCACCGCCTCGATCCTCTCGAAGAAGCTCGCCGCCGGGCTCTCGCACCTGGTGATGGACGTGAAGTTCGGCTCGGGTGCCTTCGCCGACAACCTGCCCATGGCGCGCGAACTCGCCGACAGCATCGTCAACGTTGCCGCCGGCGCGGGCCTGGGCTGCGTCGCGCTGGTGACCGACATGAACCAGGTGCTCGGACGCACCGCCGGCAACGCGATCGAGGTGCGCGAGTCGATCGCGCTGCTGCGCGGCGATGCCGGCGAGCCGCGCCTGCGCGAGGTCACGATCGCGCTGGCGGCCGAGCTGCTCGCGAGCAGCGGGGTCACCCGCGGCGTCGACGAGGGCCGCGAGCGGGCCGAGCAGTCGCTGCGCTCGGGCGCCGCCGCCGAGCGCTTCGCGAAGATGGTCGCGGCCCTCGGTGGCCCGACCGATCTGCTCGATCGCGCCGACCTGCTGCTGCCGCTCGCACCGGTGGCGCGCGCCGTGTACCCCGAGCGCGAGGCGGTGGTCTCCCGCATCGACGTGCGCGGGGTCGGACTGGCCGTGATGGCGCTCGGTGGTGGCCGTCGCCACGCCAGCGATGCGATCGACTTCGGCGTCGGCCTCGGCGACATCGCCGGCCTCGGCGAGGCGGTCGGCCCCGCGCGACCGCTCGCGGTCATCCATGCCCGCAGCGACGACGACGCGCAGCGCGTCGAGGCCATGCTGCGCGCCGCCTTCGAGCTGTCGTCGCCCGGCACCGCCGTCGCGGTCGGCCCGGTGGTCATCGATCGCATGGCCCGCGTCGCCGCGCCGCGCCCGAGCTAG